Proteins found in one Candidatus Effluviviaceae Genus I sp. genomic segment:
- a CDS encoding 50S ribosomal protein L28: MSRKCELCGKHPHVGHSVSHAHNLTKRRWLPNLQRVRVVVDGTPRKILVCATCIKSGALDKYRKA, from the coding sequence ATGTCCAGGAAGTGCGAGCTCTGCGGGAAGCACCCGCACGTGGGCCACAGCGTGAGCCACGCGCACAACCTCACGAAGCGGAGGTGGTTGCCGAACCTCCAGCGAGTGCGCGTGGTCGTGGACGGGACGCCCAGGAAGATCCTGGTGTGCGCGACGTGCATCAAGTCGGGCGCTCTGGACAAGTACCGGAAGGCCTGA